Below is a genomic region from Endozoicomonas sp. Mp262.
TGGTTGTGCTGGCACTACGGTATGCATTCCGCTAGGCTGGTTGCGGGGTTCGCCAAACTGCTTCACATAGTTGAGCAAGTCCATACGGAACTCATTCAAGCCAAGATCGGTGATGGAAACCCCGGTTTTCAGGTCTTCCAGCTCAATCACTTCTTCCTGCAATCGTTTTAGCTGTTCCTTTCGGTAAGAAACATCGTTAGCCTGAGCGCTGAGAACGTTGTCGTCGCCGGTAGCGGTGACATCCACAATGGTCATGCGGCTCTCCACCCGTTCTTTCAGGTTGATGTACTCATCCAGTGAGATATCAGGCCAGTAGTTCACCAGTTGGATGCACTGGTTGGGGGAGCCGATGCGATCTACCCGGCCAAAGCGCTGGATGATTCGCACTGGGTTCCAGTGGATGTCGTAGTTGATCAGGTAATCGCAGTCCTGCAGGTTCTGGCCTTCGGATATGCAGTCAGTGCCGATGAGCAGATCAATTTCAGCCGGTTCATCTGGTAAAATGGTGGCCTTGGATTTTGACACCGGGGAAAACAGAGTGAGTACTTCCTGTATATCGTAGCCCTTACGCCCAGTTTTCAGCGTCGTTTTAGGGAGACCAGACCCGCCGGTGACCATTGCTGAATGAATATCAAAGGCTGATAAGAGTTCAGGAGCCAAGTGTTTATAAAGGTAGTTTGCCGTATCCGCAAAAGCGGTGAAGATGATTACCTTACGGTTGCCAGTATTTATCGGTCTTTCGATTTTTTCCCTGATATGTTTTTTCAGGTGCTGTAGCTTGGCATCATCTTCCGGCGTTATTTTTGTCACAGAAGCCAGCAAAGCACGAATAAGCTCCAGATCAGCTGCTAAATCCCGTTGCCAGGAAGGCAAGTCCATATCTGTCAGCTTGATTTTGATTTTGTTTCCAATCTCCATATCGTGGTAGGAAGGTAGCTCATCATCATCGGCTTCTATGCTATTGAGGGCTTCGCTCAGGCTAGTTACTTCGGTGGTGCCGCCCCGTTTTTTAAACTCTTCAATAATACCCAGTACCCGCTCGTGATTGTCGTGCAGGGATTGCAGGGTGCTGCGGAAAGCATCTACAGAGCTTTCCAAGCGTTTGAGCAGATTGGTGGTCATCAGGGCCACCAGACTTTTTTCCCTGTCAGCCTGTCGCAGCTTGCCTTTGCCTCCACCAACATCCGTGTCGTACATATCTTCATATTTTTTTAGACGGCTGGGCAATATATAGCTGACGGGCGCATAAACGGAGAGCTTGAGCAGACGCAATTGTTCAAAAATATCATTGAATGATACTACATCAGTTCGGCTAGTCAGTGGGCTGTGGAATGACAATGGTTTGAGCCGCTTGGGGAAGTGGCCGATGTCGCTGGTATCGTAAAAATTCTGGATATGTTTGCGGGAACGGGCAATGGTGACGCTATCCAGTAGTTCAAAGAAATCAAATTCCAGGGCATCAAGAATAGCTTTGGCGGTGCGTTGTTCTGGCTCCAGTTTCGACCAGTTATTAAAGGCTGTTTGGGCGTTGCGGAAAATCTCCTCTACCGTTTTGTTTGTTTTTAACCGTTTGGTGAGATTGGCAGAGTCGCCCTCATAGGCCAAGGCCAGCTGGTTACGAAGGTCGGTGAAGCGGTTGTTAACCGGCGTAGCCGAGAGCATAAGCACCTTGGTTTTTACGCCATCCTTAATCACCTTGTTCATCAGCTTCTGGTAGCGGGTTTCCCGGTCTTTCACCGCATCGTTATTGCGAAAATTGTGGGACTCATCGATCACCACCAGATCGTAGTTGCCCCAGTTGATGCGGTTCAAAGGGGTGCCGAAGGACTCACCGCTGGTACGGCTAAGATCGGTATGGCAGAGCACATCGTAGTTGAAACGGTCTTTGGCGAAGATATTGGTCTTCAGGTTGCGGTTGTAGTTGAGCCAGTTGTCCGATAGTTTTTTCGGGCAGAGCAGCAGCACCGAGCGGTTGCGCAGCTCATAGTATTTCATGACGGCCAGAGCAGTGAAGGTTTTACCGAGGCCAACGCTATCGGCCAGTATGCAGCCGTTGTAGGTTTCCAGCTTGTTGATTATGCCGGTGGCAGCATCTTTCTGGTAATTGAACAGTTTATTCCAGATCAGGGTGTCCTGATAGCCAGTCTGATCGTTGGGCAGGACGTCTTCGTTCAGATCATCCAGGAACTCATGAAAAATATTGTAGAGCAGTAAAAAGTAGACACGCTCTGGTGAATTTTCCTGGTAGACCGATTCGATCTGCTGGCAGATGGTTTCGGTGACATCCTGCAGCTTGGCCGGATCGCTCCAGATTTGCTGGAACAGTTGCAGGTATTGGTTGGTGAATGCGGGTTGATCGAACTTGTGTACAAAGTTGGAGACAGCATTGCCCTGCTGGTAACCTAAATCCACGGCAGTAAAGCCGCTGATGGGAGCAAAGACGCTTTCGTGATCCTTGTCTGAAACTACCGCAAAAGGCTGCATGGGAGCATCGGTTTTGTTGGAGCGGAACTGGGCTTTTTTACGCATCCAGTCGGCGCACTCTTTGGCAATGGCCTTTTGAGTGAGCTTGTTTTTCAGCTGGATTTCAAAATCGGAACCGTAGAGGCTTTTCTCCCGGCCTGCTTTGGGGATGAAAAATTCCCTTTTCTCTTTCTTGAACTTGTCGGTGACTTCATCTGCCACAAAGGTGGGTGAGGTGAAGATAAATTCCAAGGAGTCAATTTTTGACAGCTCTTTTTTCAGGGCTTCATAGGCATATATTGAGAAGCAAGAGGCAGCAATTTTGAGCTTGGAATTTTTGCTGAGTGAGTGTTTTATCTCATCACCTAAAAGTGTATTGAGATTATCAATAATTTCCATCGCAGGCGTTCAGAGGCTCCGTTGATCAGGATTGTGACTGGTTTGCGGCATTACTAATTGATTTATCGGCACGCTACCGCCCGGAGGTGAGCCATGGTCTGTTATTGACCAGGCGGAGCATGGGCCTCGGTAGCTTAGGGTGAAATTTTTACTGCTGAGTAGATTACAGGAAATTAACGCATTGTACCTGCCTTAAAACGGGTTGTTGTATTAGCTATCCCCGAAGGGGAGCTGATCTTTTTTTCTATCAATTTTTCCAATTGGTACTGATTATGAAAAAATGTCATTTTTAAAGGGTGACTAAGGAATAGTGCATTGCTATGGGATATCGCTTTCGTCGAACCATTAAAATTCTGCCCGGTGTTCGTTTAAATCTGTCCAAAAGTGGCGTCAGTGTCAGCGCAGGTGTTAAGGGTGCTTCGGTGACTGCCGGGAAGAACGGCGTCTATGCCAATGTTGGCGTACCCGGTTCCGGACTGTCCTACCGTACCCGAATTGATAAGCCAGGAGGCAGTATGAAAGACCGCGTTGATATCTCTCATATGCGGGTGCCGTCTGCCGAGGACAATATCTACTTTATTCTGGATAGTTCCCACAGGCTGTTGATACAGGATGATGAGGGCAATAGTTTCCCAGAAGAACAAGCCTGGCGCATTCGGCAACATCACTGGGAGGATATGACGGCATTGCTGCGGATGGCGTGCGCACGGTTAAATGGACCGTTATTGGCTATCACTCATATTCATGAGAGTACCCCCAAACCCGACAGCACCTTCGACTGGTCATTATATTATTGCCCACTGGATGAGCCGGTACCGGAAGAACCCGGTTATCAGCCCATTAGCTGGCTTGACCGTCTGCTGCCCTGGCGACGTAAGGCTATTGAAGAGTCAAACCAGCGACTGGAAAGCCAGTACCGAAGCGAACAGGTGGCATGGCAGCGCAAGGTTGATGAACATGAGCAACAGCAAAGAGCACGCTGGAATGACCGGTTTGCCTCGGTTGCCAATGCCACGGCGTTTCTTTATGAGGTTTTAGGACGGCTGGAGTGGCCTCATAAAGTGGATACCCGCTTAATCGTTGATAGCACCATGAAACGGATTGCGCTGGAGACGCATTTTCCCGAGATTACTGAGCTGCCCGGTATTGAATATAAAGTACAGGAAAAAGAGTGGCGGCTTATTTCAAAAGGGTTAACGCCCACCAAAAAAAGAAAGCTGTATATGCACTACGTACACGGCATTGGCTTTCGGCTTATCGGGGAAATATTCAGAGCCATACCTGTACAGACCATCACTTTCACCGGGCATACCCAGCGCCTGAATTCTGCGACAGCGTCGTTTGATGAAGAGTGCCTGTACTCTGTAAAGGTACCCCGTGAAGCGTGGCAGCAGGTGGACTTTTCAACGCTGGATGAGTTGTCTTTACCAGAGTTGATGGCAACCTTTGATCTGCGCAGGAATATGACCAAAACCG
It encodes:
- a CDS encoding helicase-related protein yields the protein MEIIDNLNTLLGDEIKHSLSKNSKLKIAASCFSIYAYEALKKELSKIDSLEFIFTSPTFVADEVTDKFKKEKREFFIPKAGREKSLYGSDFEIQLKNKLTQKAIAKECADWMRKKAQFRSNKTDAPMQPFAVVSDKDHESVFAPISGFTAVDLGYQQGNAVSNFVHKFDQPAFTNQYLQLFQQIWSDPAKLQDVTETICQQIESVYQENSPERVYFLLLYNIFHEFLDDLNEDVLPNDQTGYQDTLIWNKLFNYQKDAATGIINKLETYNGCILADSVGLGKTFTALAVMKYYELRNRSVLLLCPKKLSDNWLNYNRNLKTNIFAKDRFNYDVLCHTDLSRTSGESFGTPLNRINWGNYDLVVIDESHNFRNNDAVKDRETRYQKLMNKVIKDGVKTKVLMLSATPVNNRFTDLRNQLALAYEGDSANLTKRLKTNKTVEEIFRNAQTAFNNWSKLEPEQRTAKAILDALEFDFFELLDSVTIARSRKHIQNFYDTSDIGHFPKRLKPLSFHSPLTSRTDVVSFNDIFEQLRLLKLSVYAPVSYILPSRLKKYEDMYDTDVGGGKGKLRQADREKSLVALMTTNLLKRLESSVDAFRSTLQSLHDNHERVLGIIEEFKKRGGTTEVTSLSEALNSIEADDDELPSYHDMEIGNKIKIKLTDMDLPSWQRDLAADLELIRALLASVTKITPEDDAKLQHLKKHIREKIERPINTGNRKVIIFTAFADTANYLYKHLAPELLSAFDIHSAMVTGGSGLPKTTLKTGRKGYDIQEVLTLFSPVSKSKATILPDEPAEIDLLIGTDCISEGQNLQDCDYLINYDIHWNPVRIIQRFGRVDRIGSPNQCIQLVNYWPDISLDEYINLKERVESRMTIVDVTATGDDNVLSAQANDVSYRKEQLKRLQEEVIELEDLKTGVSITDLGLNEFRMDLLNYVKQFGEPRNQPSGMHTVVPAQPELGLNPGVFFALRNLNNSINEDQQNRLHPYYLIYIDNQGEMIASHFEVKHLLDLIRTSCKGRAEPVHLACQRFNELTDDGRNMSAYSNLLSQAIRSMIDVKAEKDIDSLFSGGPTSALVNTIAGLDDFELLAFIVVQDEHC
- a CDS encoding DUF4236 domain-containing protein — translated: MGYRFRRTIKILPGVRLNLSKSGVSVSAGVKGASVTAGKNGVYANVGVPGSGLSYRTRIDKPGGSMKDRVDISHMRVPSAEDNIYFILDSSHRLLIQDDEGNSFPEEQAWRIRQHHWEDMTALLRMACARLNGPLLAITHIHESTPKPDSTFDWSLYYCPLDEPVPEEPGYQPISWLDRLLPWRRKAIEESNQRLESQYRSEQVAWQRKVDEHEQQQRARWNDRFASVANATAFLYEVLGRLEWPHKVDTRLIVDSTMKRIALETHFPEITELPGIEYKVQEKEWRLISKGLTPTKKRKLYMHYVHGIGFRLIGEIFRAIPVQTITFTGHTQRLNSATASFDEECLYSVKVPREAWQQVDFSTLDELSLPELMATFDLRRNMTKTGIFRSVEPFSVISSEQLAMSL